Proteins encoded together in one Pantoea sp. CCBC3-3-1 window:
- a CDS encoding valine--tRNA ligase, producing MEKTYNPQDIEQPLYEHWEEQGYFKPSGDTSQESFCIMIPPPNVTGSLHMGHAFQQTIMDTMIRYQRMQGKNTLWQAGTDHAGIATQMVVERKIAAEEGKTRKDYGRDAFIEKIWQWKAESGGTITRQMRRLGNSVDWERERFTMDDGLSNAVKEVFVRLYKENLIYRGKRLVNWDPKLRTAISDLEVENRESKGSMWHIRYPLADGAKTAEGKDYLVVATTRPETVLGDTGVAVNPEDPRYKDLIGKFVVLPFVDRRIPIVGDEHADMEKGTGCVKITPAHDFNDYEVGRRHRLPMINILTFDGDIRDAAQVYDTNGEESDVYDSAIPAEFQNLERFAARKAIVAAIDALGLLDEIKPHDLTVPYGDRGGVVIEPMLTDQWYVRTAPLAKVAVEAVEQGDIQFVPKQYENMYFSWMRDIQDWCISRQLWWGHRIPAWYDADGNVYVGRTEEEVRAENSLGAEVVLNQDEDVLDTWFSSGLWTFSTLGWPEKTPDLSTFHPTSVLVSGFDIIFFWIARMIMLTMHFIKDEDGKPQVPFKTVYMTGLIRDEEGQKMSKSKGNVIDPLDMVDGISLEDLLEKRTGNMMQPQLAEKIRKRTEKQFPNGIEPHGTDALRFTLAALASTGRDINWDMKRLEGYRNFCNKLWNASRFVLMNTQDQDCGFNGGELELSLADRWILAEFNQTVKAYRGALDSYRFDIAANILYEFTWNQFCDWYLELAKPVMNGGSEAQLRGTRNTLVVVLEALLRLAHPIIPFITETIWQQVKVLKNISDDTIMLQPMPAFDTAKVDEAALNDTEWLKQAIVAVRNIRAEMNLSPSKPLDVMLRGASADVVRRVNDNHNFLKTLARLDSLTCLTADEKGPVSVTKIIDGAELLIPMAGLVDKAAELERLAKEVNKLEIEIGKIEGKLSNEGFVSRAPEAVVAKERERMAEFEQAKVKLIEQQAVISAL from the coding sequence ATGGAAAAGACATATAACCCGCAAGATATCGAACAGCCGCTTTACGAGCACTGGGAAGAGCAGGGCTACTTCAAGCCAAGTGGCGACACCAGCCAGGAAAGCTTCTGCATCATGATCCCGCCGCCGAACGTCACCGGCAGCTTGCATATGGGTCACGCATTCCAGCAAACCATCATGGACACCATGATCCGCTACCAGCGTATGCAGGGAAAAAATACCCTGTGGCAGGCGGGCACCGACCATGCCGGTATCGCCACCCAGATGGTGGTCGAGCGTAAAATCGCGGCGGAAGAAGGCAAAACGCGCAAAGACTACGGTCGCGACGCCTTTATCGAAAAAATCTGGCAGTGGAAGGCGGAATCAGGCGGCACCATTACCCGTCAGATGCGTCGTCTGGGCAACTCCGTGGACTGGGAGCGCGAACGCTTTACCATGGACGATGGCCTGTCCAATGCCGTGAAAGAAGTGTTTGTGCGCCTGTATAAAGAGAACCTGATCTACCGTGGCAAGCGCCTGGTGAACTGGGATCCAAAACTGCGTACCGCTATCTCCGATCTGGAAGTGGAAAACCGCGAGTCGAAAGGCTCCATGTGGCATATCCGCTATCCGCTGGCCGACGGCGCAAAAACCGCTGAAGGTAAAGATTACCTGGTGGTCGCGACTACCCGTCCTGAGACGGTGCTGGGCGATACCGGCGTGGCCGTTAACCCGGAAGATCCACGCTATAAAGACCTGATTGGCAAATTTGTGGTGTTGCCGTTCGTCGATCGTCGTATTCCCATCGTTGGCGATGAACATGCCGATATGGAAAAAGGCACCGGCTGCGTGAAAATCACGCCTGCGCACGACTTCAACGACTATGAAGTAGGTCGTCGTCATCGCCTGCCGATGATTAACATCCTGACCTTCGATGGCGATATCCGCGACGCGGCGCAGGTTTATGACACTAACGGTGAAGAGTCTGACGTGTACGATTCGGCTATCCCGGCAGAGTTCCAGAATCTGGAACGTTTCGCTGCGCGTAAAGCTATCGTAGCCGCCATCGACGCGCTGGGTCTGCTGGATGAAATCAAACCACACGATCTGACCGTGCCTTACGGCGATCGCGGCGGCGTAGTGATTGAGCCAATGCTGACCGACCAGTGGTACGTGCGCACCGCGCCGCTGGCGAAAGTTGCGGTTGAAGCCGTTGAGCAAGGCGATATTCAGTTCGTGCCGAAGCAGTACGAAAACATGTACTTCTCCTGGATGCGTGATATCCAGGACTGGTGCATCTCTCGTCAGCTGTGGTGGGGTCATCGCATTCCGGCCTGGTACGATGCTGATGGCAACGTCTACGTTGGCCGTACCGAAGAAGAAGTGCGTGCGGAAAACAGCCTGGGTGCAGAAGTTGTGCTGAACCAGGACGAAGACGTGCTGGATACCTGGTTCTCTTCCGGCCTGTGGACCTTCTCCACGCTCGGCTGGCCAGAAAAAACGCCGGATCTGAGCACCTTCCATCCGACCAGCGTGCTGGTCAGTGGCTTCGACATCATCTTCTTCTGGATTGCCCGCATGATCATGCTGACCATGCACTTCATCAAAGATGAAGACGGCAAGCCGCAGGTGCCGTTCAAAACCGTCTATATGACCGGTCTGATCCGCGACGAGGAAGGCCAGAAGATGTCCAAGTCGAAAGGCAACGTCATCGATCCGCTGGATATGGTTGACGGCATTTCGCTGGAAGATCTGCTGGAAAAACGCACCGGCAATATGATGCAGCCGCAGCTGGCGGAGAAAATCCGTAAGCGTACCGAGAAGCAGTTCCCGAACGGCATTGAGCCGCACGGCACCGATGCCCTGCGCTTTACGCTGGCAGCGCTGGCTTCTACCGGTCGTGATATCAACTGGGATATGAAGCGCCTGGAAGGCTATCGCAACTTCTGTAACAAGCTGTGGAACGCCAGCCGTTTCGTGCTGATGAACACGCAGGATCAGGATTGCGGCTTTAACGGCGGCGAGCTGGAACTGTCGCTGGCGGATCGCTGGATCCTCGCTGAATTCAACCAGACGGTCAAAGCATACCGTGGCGCGCTGGACAGCTATCGCTTCGATATAGCCGCCAATATACTGTATGAGTTCACCTGGAACCAGTTCTGCGACTGGTATCTGGAACTGGCTAAGCCCGTGATGAACGGCGGTTCAGAGGCCCAGCTGCGCGGCACCCGTAATACGCTGGTGGTTGTGCTGGAAGCGCTGCTGCGCCTGGCGCATCCGATCATTCCGTTTATCACCGAAACCATCTGGCAGCAGGTGAAAGTGCTGAAGAACATCAGCGATGACACCATCATGCTGCAACCGATGCCGGCGTTCGATACGGCGAAAGTGGATGAAGCTGCGCTGAACGATACCGAATGGCTGAAGCAGGCGATTGTGGCAGTGCGTAATATTCGTGCTGAAATGAACCTGTCGCCTTCCAAACCGCTGGACGTGATGCTGCGTGGCGCAAGCGCTGACGTGGTGCGTCGCGTTAACGATAACCACAACTTCCTGAAAACGCTGGCGCGTCTGGACAGCCTGACCTGTCTGACCGCTGATGAAAAAGGCCCGGTTTCGGTGACAAAAATCATCGACGGTGCTGAGCTGCTGATCCCAATGGCGGGTCTGGTGGACAAAGCGGCCGAGCTGGAGCGTCTGGCGAAGGAAGTGAACAAGCTGGAAATCGAAATCGGCAAGATCGAAGGCAAGCTTTCTAACGAAGGCTTTGTTTCTCGCGCACCAGAGGCCGTTGTGGCGAAAGAGCGTGAGCGCATGGCCGAGTTCGAGCAGGCAAAAGTGAAGCTGATTGAGCAACAGGCGGTGATCAGCGCGCTGTAA
- a CDS encoding GNAT family N-acetyltransferase: MTNTLLTNLRVRPVQSDDNPHIAKVIRDVSAEFGLTADKGFTVADPNLDRLFELYSEANSAYWVVELDGKIVGGGGVAPLQCSEADICELQKMYFMPAIRGMGMARELAMLAMDYARERGFKRCYLETTASLTRAIRLYEHLGFKHIDGPMGCTGHVDCEVTMLKNL, encoded by the coding sequence ATGACTAATACTCTTTTAACCAATCTGCGGGTTCGTCCTGTGCAGTCTGATGATAATCCCCATATTGCCAAAGTGATCCGTGATGTTTCGGCAGAGTTTGGCCTGACCGCTGATAAAGGTTTTACGGTGGCCGATCCTAATCTCGATCGCCTGTTTGAGCTGTACAGCGAAGCTAACAGCGCCTACTGGGTGGTTGAGCTGGATGGCAAGATTGTCGGCGGCGGCGGCGTAGCGCCTTTGCAGTGCAGCGAGGCGGATATCTGCGAGCTGCAAAAAATGTATTTTATGCCTGCTATTCGTGGCATGGGCATGGCGCGAGAGCTGGCGATGCTGGCAATGGATTACGCCCGCGAACGCGGTTTTAAGCGCTGCTATCTGGAAACCACCGCTTCACTAACCCGCGCCATCCGTCTGTACGAGCACTTAGGCTTTAAGCATATCGATGGGCCGATGGGCTGCACCGGCCATGTAGATTGTGAAGTAACGATGCTGAAAAACCTGTAA
- a CDS encoding histidine phosphatase family protein: MRNRSTIFAAFFLLLFSAGECFAADVYLYVARHGKTLFNTVHRAQGWSDTPLTSEGVDVARKLGEGLKSVKFATAWSSDSGRARETAYWVMKPNYKPVPLKEQRDLREVFFGHFEGDTNENMQTAAAIQAGYSSSAELLASFASGKMNIVQVIDMIKAADKSGQAESYQQVAQRMKKAVTAIAREAQQKGGGNVLIVSHGMAIMSLLHELGDRSVVSQLENASVTKIRYTDAGEFVIESIGDMRFVERGAKQASGN; this comes from the coding sequence ATGAGAAATCGTTCAACCATTTTTGCCGCGTTCTTTCTGCTGCTGTTTAGCGCAGGCGAGTGCTTCGCTGCCGATGTTTATCTCTACGTGGCGCGACATGGCAAAACGTTGTTTAACACGGTGCATCGCGCACAGGGCTGGTCCGATACGCCGCTGACATCGGAAGGTGTTGATGTGGCGCGTAAGCTGGGAGAGGGGCTTAAATCAGTAAAATTTGCTACTGCATGGAGCAGTGATTCAGGCAGAGCCAGAGAGACGGCATATTGGGTAATGAAGCCCAATTATAAGCCGGTGCCGCTGAAGGAACAGCGTGATTTAAGAGAGGTGTTCTTCGGTCATTTTGAGGGGGATACAAATGAAAATATGCAAACGGCCGCGGCCATACAGGCGGGATATTCGTCATCAGCCGAGCTGCTAGCTTCTTTTGCCAGCGGGAAGATGAATATCGTGCAGGTCATTGATATGATTAAGGCCGCCGATAAATCGGGCCAGGCAGAAAGCTATCAGCAGGTTGCTCAGCGGATGAAAAAAGCGGTGACGGCGATTGCTCGCGAGGCGCAACAGAAGGGCGGTGGCAACGTTTTGATTGTCAGCCATGGAATGGCAATTATGTCGCTGCTGCATGAGCTGGGCGACAGATCTGTGGTTTCTCAGCTCGAAAACGCCAGCGTGACGAAAATCCGTTATACCGATGCCGGAGAATTTGTTATCGAATCGATTGGCGACATGCGTTTCGTTGAACGCGGAGCAAAACAGGCATCCGGTAATTAA
- a CDS encoding OprD family outer membrane porin — translation MKNSHVFIVSLLSVLYSTMAQAEKSDTINKIVGNAFFNDAHLDLTLRNHWKYLKENEAQPKAVHNAWGQAATLSFRSGYFNDVIGFDAAYSRAVKLSASDYFATRGLLYNHGSGYEKQNAGGFGRFGQRYVKMKFGDEALGLHAKSGWHELKNVGVITDVYRLAKNSYFGYSGSLHWLNFSADAAYVTRSVMQDSPDRVHFLTADNKEIESVFTTGLNYRDRGESFSWAYGESKDYLRRHLVEVVWPVTGQWTLASQIYASYALDNYKAMPAGKREFDNNAWHYAGEIRWQENKWKQRFGFAWTRAKKQNAVGYYDRFMGKNTRGRFNALTSAGKDYMRDGELALTTLTQYELYQGLSAGIQINYGQFTWKNNTVRTGEVTLLNLWKPTDEQLKGLTLATQFGYGWSYKNNKSTPLLNAQGDYMRSPNLSAEVGIEYKFGLF, via the coding sequence ATGAAAAACAGTCATGTTTTTATCGTGTCATTGTTAAGCGTGTTGTATTCGACAATGGCGCAGGCAGAAAAGTCTGACACCATAAACAAGATCGTCGGTAACGCCTTTTTTAATGATGCGCATCTGGATCTCACGCTGCGCAATCACTGGAAATACCTGAAAGAAAACGAAGCTCAACCGAAAGCAGTCCATAACGCCTGGGGACAAGCCGCCACGCTCTCATTTCGTTCGGGATATTTTAACGATGTCATTGGCTTTGACGCCGCGTACAGCAGAGCCGTGAAGCTTAGTGCCAGCGACTATTTTGCCACGCGCGGACTGCTTTATAACCACGGTAGCGGATACGAAAAACAGAACGCAGGCGGCTTCGGCCGTTTCGGCCAGCGTTACGTTAAGATGAAGTTTGGTGATGAGGCGCTGGGCCTACACGCGAAAAGCGGCTGGCATGAGCTGAAAAACGTTGGGGTGATTACCGATGTTTATCGTCTGGCTAAAAACAGCTACTTCGGCTACAGCGGTTCGCTGCACTGGCTGAATTTTAGCGCAGATGCGGCTTACGTAACGCGTTCTGTTATGCAGGACTCGCCCGACCGCGTGCATTTTCTTACCGCCGATAACAAAGAGATTGAGTCTGTTTTTACCACCGGGCTGAATTACCGCGATCGGGGCGAATCCTTTTCCTGGGCATATGGTGAGTCAAAAGATTATCTGCGCCGACATCTGGTTGAAGTCGTCTGGCCTGTCACCGGGCAATGGACGCTGGCTTCACAAATTTATGCCAGCTATGCGCTGGATAATTATAAAGCCATGCCTGCGGGAAAAAGAGAGTTTGATAACAACGCGTGGCATTATGCCGGTGAAATTCGCTGGCAGGAAAATAAATGGAAGCAACGTTTTGGTTTCGCCTGGACCCGTGCAAAAAAACAAAATGCCGTCGGCTATTACGACCGGTTTATGGGTAAAAACACCCGGGGCCGTTTTAACGCCTTAACATCCGCAGGGAAAGATTATATGCGGGATGGTGAGTTGGCGTTAACAACGCTAACGCAATATGAATTGTATCAAGGCCTGTCGGCGGGGATACAAATTAACTATGGTCAATTTACCTGGAAAAATAATACCGTCCGCACCGGTGAAGTGACGCTGTTAAATCTTTGGAAACCGACTGATGAGCAGCTGAAGGGGCTTACGCTGGCGACGCAGTTCGGCTACGGATGGTCATATAAAAACAACAAATCTACGCCACTGCTGAATGCACAAGGCGATTATATGCGTTCACCGAATCTTTCAGCAGAAGTCGGCATCGAATATAAATTTGGGCTGTTTTAA